AGCTGCGGCACTACGGCCTGGAGGCCGATCCGCAGGCGGTGCTGGTCGCGGTGCGACTGATCGCCGCGGGTGCGCGGGTCGGGCGGGCGACCGAGGTCCACTTCGCCAGGTACGGGCTGTCGACGGGGCGCTACCGCCTGCTCGCCGACCTGGAGGACCACGGCGGGGAGAAGTCCCCCTCGCAACTGGCGGCCGACCTCGGCGTCTCCAGGGCCACGGTCACCGGCCTCCTGGACGGCCTCGAACGCGAGGGCCTGATCGCCAGGCGCCCGTCCGCCGAGGACGGGCGGGGCACGGTGGCGGTCCTGACCGCGCGCGGTGCGCAGCGCCTGCGCGACATGGCGCCCGAGCACTTCGGGCGGCTGGAGGCGATGGTGGGCGGGCTCACCGTCCAGGAGCGCACGGTGTTCCTGGACCTGCTCGCCCGCGTCGTGCGCGGCAGCGCGGCCCTGACCGCCGACTGACCCGGCCGCAGGCCGGTCCCGGCTCCCGTCCTACGGGTGGGGGCCTTTTTCGCGACGTAATAATTAGCCTCCTAATTATATGCGGGACGGCCTCCACGACCGCCCCGCCGAACCCTTCCGCCCTTTCCGCCCCGCCGGAACACGAACGAGAAGAAGAGGCCAGCATGCCCGCAACGAAGGACAGGACCCGCCCGAGCCGGGCGGCCTCCCGGCCGTTCACGCTGTGGCGCGAGGTACTGACCGCCTACGCCGCCCCCGCACTGACCGCCGGCACCGCAGGAGCCCTCACCGGCCAACCGGACCTGACCCTGGCGGCCGCCACCTCCATCGCCGGCACCTCGGCCGTGGTGGCGCTCCTGGTCGGCACCTGGCTGCGCCGCGGCGGCCGCCCACGACCCTGGACCACGGCCCTGCCACGCCTCGTCCTGACCGCGCTGCTCGTCGTCGCCACCGCCGGCACTGCGGCCGCGGCCGGATGGTTCGCCGCCCAGTGGCTGCCCGCCCACACCCCGCTCGCCACCGCCCTCTGGCTGCAACGCCTGCGCATCGACCTGCCCGTCTCCGCCGCCCTCGCCACCGCCGTCATCACCCTGCGCTGGCGCAGCACCCTCGCCGCACCCCGGACATAGCCCACCCGGCATCCCGCCCACCCCCGGACACAGCCCCCCGGCACCGCACCCACCGGGCCACCGGCGCCGGACCCGACCGAACCCACCCGGCAGCACCCGCCGCCGGGGCGAACACAGCCGACGAGGACACACCATGATCGTTGTCATCGGAGCGACCGGCACCACCGGAACCGCCCTGCTCCACAGCCTCCGCACACTCGACGCCCCCGTACGCGCCCTCACCCGCACCCCCCACCGGCCGCTCCCCGCCGC
The sequence above is a segment of the Kitasatospora sp. NBC_00240 genome. Coding sequences within it:
- a CDS encoding MarR family transcriptional regulator; the protein is MTRDGVDGETPTLDQAARQLRHYGLEADPQAVLVAVRLIAAGARVGRATEVHFARYGLSTGRYRLLADLEDHGGEKSPSQLAADLGVSRATVTGLLDGLEREGLIARRPSAEDGRGTVAVLTARGAQRLRDMAPEHFGRLEAMVGGLTVQERTVFLDLLARVVRGSAALTAD